CAAAAACTTTTGTGCTTATCCACCTTAAAAACCGTTAGTGCTTTGTTGATATAATTATATTCGTATACTGCCGATTACTTCACATATAGAGTGATAAGTCATATATGCTACTCCTGCAAGTTTTTAATTATTCAAGTTTAATGTTAAACCGATTTTCACTTCAATTTGTCTAAGTGTTCCCACGGGAACCACTTTGATGACCACTTCCAACTTGGATTTTTGCAAGACATTTTGGCGTGGGTCAATGTACACGCGGTAACCGCTAAGCTCTCCATTTCGTTTCATTTCGTCCAAAGGCTCATCACAAAGGGCTTCTAAGGCTGCCACATTGGCCGCTTCCAAATAGCCTGTATCTGGGTCAATGTAAACCGGTGCCGAAATTTTAGGCACTAATACACGGTTTACCTCCCGAATGGCTTTATCCAAAACGCGATTGTTTTCAATGTAAGCGTAATCACTATTTAAGGCCGTTGCTGTAAAACTATCGTTGGCGTAAGTGCCAGCGTTTCCAGCATATTGCGTGAGGAATATGTAGCCTTTATCGTTTAGGCTATCCAATTGCTGAGGCGTGTAATCTCCGAGCTTGGAGCCATCACAAAAGGCAGGTACATCTAGTTCTAAGGCTCGCCACTCATCGCCTGTGAGAGCTTTGTCGTAAGTAGAAGAAACCAAGTTTTGACGCTCTACATAGCCCAAACTCTCGTGAACTTTGGCTTTGGAAAGAGCCCCCAGAGTCGTCCCAATGCAGGAAAGTGATGGATTGGTTTGGTGCAAAAAGTTGCCACGCCCACCGCCGTCTTGCCCGATGATAACGCTCACTTTGTCGCTCTCCATAGTGTGCAAATCAGGAAGTGAGGTCATCTCTGCGCTTTCGATTTTCAAAGAAAGCAAAACAGAAAGCGGGGTAATTCTTTTGCCCAGTTCTGAGGCTACCTCCTGCAATTTCTTTACACACACTTGCAAATTAGCGCTAGGCGTTTTGAAGTCGCACACGGCAATTTGCCTTATTTTCCCTTGGGCGAAGTTTTGGAGGACTTTCACCTCGGTGTAGTTTTGGTCGGAGCTTTCCACGGATTGAATGTATAATTTTGCCCCTAAATTGATGCGGAAAAATTCGCTCACTTGGTAATGCAAAACAGGGTGCGAAGTGGCGGAAACCCCCAGTGCTTCCAATTCTTCCACCGACAAAATAAGGGCTTTTTCCACGGCTGTTTCGCCGTACACGATAAGTCCGGAGGTAGCGTCCTCACTGGCAAGGGTTCTGCCCAGTCCGCCGTTTTCTCTGATAAATTTAACGCCGTTCATTATTGAGAGATTTTTTGTTTATATTCTTCTAAGACTTTGATATAAGTCTCTGCTTTTTGGTCTTCTGTTTTCAAATCAAAATATTTAACCAAAGATTTCATTTGGTTGTAATTTGACTTGACTAATTCCAAAGTTTTTAACTCTTGAATTTTCTCGTTTAATTCAGAGTTTTGAGTTTTAGGTTTCTCTTCGGTTTCACTTGCATCTTCAACCGCATTGTTCAATATCTGTGATACCACCTTTAAAATTGATTTTGAGGTATCATTACCACGCATTAATTTTTTAACCTTTTTGTCCTCTAAATTTGAGGCGTAGTTTTTAGCGTCGTTTTCTGTATAAAAATATTTTCCATCGGAAGTCTTATACACCACATCAAGCTGTGGGTTTTCTTTAAATATAGGTTCCATTTGATTGTTTTTAAATAATTAATAATTAAAGGAAAAGGGCTA
This Ornithobacterium rhinotracheale DNA region includes the following protein-coding sequences:
- a CDS encoding DUF2586 family protein; amino-acid sequence: MNGVKFIRENGGLGRTLASEDATSGLIVYGETAVEKALILSVEELEALGVSATSHPVLHYQVSEFFRINLGAKLYIQSVESSDQNYTEVKVLQNFAQGKIRQIAVCDFKTPSANLQVCVKKLQEVASELGKRITPLSVLLSLKIESAEMTSLPDLHTMESDKVSVIIGQDGGGRGNFLHQTNPSLSCIGTTLGALSKAKVHESLGYVERQNLVSSTYDKALTGDEWRALELDVPAFCDGSKLGDYTPQQLDSLNDKGYIFLTQYAGNAGTYANDSFTATALNSDYAYIENNRVLDKAIREVNRVLVPKISAPVYIDPDTGYLEAANVAALEALCDEPLDEMKRNGELSGYRVYIDPRQNVLQKSKLEVVIKVVPVGTLRQIEVKIGLTLNLNN